Proteins encoded by one window of Maliibacterium massiliense:
- the zupT gene encoding zinc transporter ZupT, with translation MFDAASTRALLLTLAAALSTLIGACIIFLKNAKSEATIAGALGLSAGVMASVSLTELLVEARDHLSEALGGQWGVLVAVGIMLGGIVLSLVLDRLLHRAEHGHHHLGHLDCADGRSDALYHVGFVSMLALMLHNIPEGIATFMAGYDSAALGVTLALAITLHNIPVGVSVALPIYAATGSRKRAFGLTLLSAMAAPAGALVAYMLLRPFITEMVMACMFALIAGILLYITFCEVLPSSRAYGHDKLATCMLFVGLCIMPITAAFAGGH, from the coding sequence ATGTTTGACGCTGCATCCACGCGCGCGCTGCTGCTGACGCTCGCAGCCGCGCTCTCCACGCTGATCGGGGCGTGCATTATCTTCCTCAAGAATGCCAAAAGCGAGGCTACCATCGCCGGAGCGCTGGGCCTTTCGGCGGGCGTGATGGCGAGCGTATCGCTCACCGAGCTATTGGTGGAGGCGCGCGACCATCTCTCCGAAGCGCTCGGGGGCCAGTGGGGCGTGCTGGTGGCGGTGGGCATCATGCTGGGGGGCATCGTGCTTTCGCTTGTTTTGGACAGGCTGCTGCACCGAGCCGAGCACGGGCACCATCACCTGGGCCATCTGGACTGCGCGGACGGGCGGAGCGACGCGCTCTACCACGTGGGCTTTGTCTCGATGCTTGCGCTGATGCTGCACAACATCCCCGAGGGCATCGCCACCTTTATGGCGGGCTACGATTCCGCAGCGTTGGGGGTGACGCTGGCGCTGGCTATCACGCTGCACAACATCCCGGTGGGCGTCTCGGTGGCGCTGCCCATCTACGCCGCCACAGGCAGCCGCAAGCGGGCCTTCGGGCTGACGCTGCTGTCGGCCATGGCCGCGCCGGCGGGGGCGCTCGTCGCCTACATGCTGCTGCGCCCCTTTATCACCGAGATGGTGATGGCCTGTATGTTTGCGCTGATCGCAGGCATCCTGCTCTACATCACCTTCTGCGAGGTGCTGCCCTCCTCGCGCGCGTACGGCCACGACAAGCTGGCCACGTGCATGCTCTTTGTGGGGCTGTGCATCATGCCCATCACCGCCGCGTTTGCAGGTGGGCATTAA
- a CDS encoding (2Fe-2S) ferredoxin domain-containing protein — translation MDVVVCIGSSCYLKGSKDIIAILERLISMHNLKDKVNLVGSFCMGHCTEGVCVRIGDARFSLSPGTTEAFFNEEVLGRLNEA, via the coding sequence ATGGATGTCGTTGTTTGCATTGGCAGCTCGTGCTACCTGAAGGGCTCCAAGGATATCATCGCGATACTGGAGCGGCTCATCAGCATGCACAACCTGAAGGATAAGGTCAACCTCGTGGGCTCGTTTTGCATGGGGCACTGCACCGAGGGCGTGTGCGTGCGCATCGGGGATGCGCGTTTTTCGCTCAGCCCGGGCACCACGGAGGCGTTTTTCAATGAAGAAGTGTTGGGGAGGCTGAACGAGGCGTGA